A genomic region of Fundulus heteroclitus isolate FHET01 chromosome 24, MU-UCD_Fhet_4.1, whole genome shotgun sequence contains the following coding sequences:
- the LOC118557798 gene encoding G2/M phase-specific E3 ubiquitin-protein ligase-like has protein sequence MFQTAGCFRDVKTSEKQAFVEEYLRWYILERNHSAIQRFKDGLASLGFFAALQQHPSVLSPVLCFSAKALTASDLENMFKPDLSPVGSNRRQKEGKTVVFWADYLLDCEEKTTAVSLEEVLMFATGLAAIPPAGMMPSPHLEFLSDSPFPVVNTCANTLKLPLSESYAAFRANMDFGIQNAAGFGCY, from the exons ATGTTCCAAACTGCTGGCTGCTTCAGAGATGTGAAGACTTCTGAGAAGCAAGCTTTTGTAGAGGAGTATCTTAGATGGTACATCCTTGAGAGAAACCACAGTGCCATTCAACg ATTCAAAGATGGACTGGCAAGTCTTGGTTTTTTCGCTGCACTGCAACAGCATCCCAGTGTCCTGTCCCCAGTCCTGTGTTTCTCTGCCAAGGCCCTGACTGCTTCAGACTTGGAAAACATGTTCAAACCAGATCTCAGCCCAGTAGGAAGCAATAGGCGGCAAAAGGAGGGCAAAACAGTTGTGTTCTGGGCAGATTATTTGCTTGATTGCGAAG AGAAAACAACTGCTGTGTCTCTAGAGGAGGTCCTGATGTTTGCTACAGGTCTCGCAGCAATTCCACCAGCGGGCATGATGCCATCCCCACATCTGGAGTTTTTGAGTGACTCACCCTTTCCTGTTGTGAACACCTGTGCAAATACACTAAAATTACCACTTTCTGAATCTTATGCTGCTTTTAGGGCTAACATGGACTTTGGAATACAAAATGCTGCGGGATTCGGATGCTACTGA